The Listeria monocytogenes genome window below encodes:
- the metK gene encoding methionine adenosyltransferase yields MAKNRHLFTSESVSDGHPDKIADQISDAILDAIISKDPDARVACETTVTTGLVLVAGEITTSVYVDIPKIVRDTIKEIGYTRAKYGFDAETCAVLTAIDEQSPDIAQGVDEALESRSGKEIDAAIEAIGAGDQGLMFGFATDETEELMPLPIFLAHGLARKLTELRKTNKLDYLRPDAKTQVTVEYDEFNQPVRIDTIVVSTQHHPDITQEQIAKDLHTYLFPEVIDASFLDEDTKYFINPTGRFVIGGPLGDAGLTGRKIIVDTYGGYARHGGGAFSGKDPTKVDRSGAYAARYVAKNIVAAGLAKKVEVQVAYAIGVARPVSISIDTYGTSDYSEQELIDGVNALFDLRPAGIIHMLDLRRPIYRQTAAFGHFGRSDLDLPWERTDKAEALKKLIVK; encoded by the coding sequence TTGGCTAAAAACCGTCATCTATTTACATCAGAATCGGTTTCTGATGGACATCCAGATAAAATTGCAGATCAAATCTCTGATGCAATTTTAGATGCAATCATTTCAAAGGATCCGGATGCACGTGTAGCTTGTGAAACTACCGTGACAACTGGTTTAGTATTAGTAGCGGGAGAGATTACGACATCTGTTTATGTAGATATCCCTAAAATCGTGCGCGATACCATTAAAGAAATTGGTTATACGCGAGCAAAATATGGTTTTGATGCAGAAACATGTGCTGTTTTAACGGCGATTGATGAACAGTCCCCAGATATTGCGCAAGGAGTCGACGAAGCACTAGAATCAAGAAGTGGTAAGGAAATCGATGCGGCTATTGAAGCAATCGGAGCGGGAGATCAAGGGTTAATGTTCGGTTTTGCAACAGATGAAACAGAAGAATTAATGCCACTTCCAATCTTTTTAGCACATGGTTTGGCACGTAAATTAACAGAATTACGTAAGACAAATAAATTAGATTACTTGCGTCCCGATGCGAAAACCCAAGTAACAGTAGAATATGATGAGTTTAATCAACCTGTTCGGATCGATACCATTGTTGTTTCCACACAACATCATCCTGACATTACACAAGAGCAAATCGCGAAAGACTTGCACACGTATCTTTTCCCAGAAGTAATTGATGCGTCTTTCTTAGATGAGGATACAAAATACTTCATTAATCCGACTGGCCGTTTTGTTATTGGTGGGCCACTTGGTGATGCGGGCTTAACGGGTCGTAAAATTATCGTGGATACGTACGGCGGTTATGCACGTCATGGTGGGGGAGCTTTCTCTGGAAAAGATCCGACCAAAGTAGACCGTTCTGGCGCTTATGCTGCAAGATATGTTGCCAAAAATATCGTTGCTGCAGGACTTGCTAAAAAAGTAGAAGTCCAAGTTGCTTATGCAATTGGCGTTGCTCGTCCAGTTTCTATCTCTATCGACACGTACGGGACAAGTGATTATTCCGAACAAGAATTAATCGACGGTGTAAATGCATTATTTGATTTACGCCCAGCTGGCATTATCCATATGCTAGACTTACGCCGCCCAATTTATCGTCAAACAGCTGCATTTGGTCATTTTGGCCGTAGCGATCTTGATTTGCCTTGGGAAAGAACTGATAAAGCAGAAGCGTTAAAAAAATTAATCGTAAAATAA
- a CDS encoding L-lactate dehydrogenase gives MKRKVGIIGTGHVGSDVAFSLVTQGICDEIVLIDKIETKAESEALELRDMASMTNSYTTITSNDWNALGDADIIVMAVGPETLLREDRMEELVETSRSVAEVVPKIIASGFKGIFVNITNPCDVITMLIQKLSGFDHSRVFGTGTSLDTARMRRVVGEALHINPKSVEGYVLGEHGESQFVAWSTVKIGGVSITDYKTTTPLDLPALKDAVRGGGWNILMGKGWTSFGIATAAAGIIDAILTDAKQAFPLAVFSDQANTYIGQPALIGASGVINVLEPKLSTEEQIKFTNSARIIQQAFDLIK, from the coding sequence TTGAAACGGAAGGTTGGAATAATTGGTACTGGTCATGTTGGGAGCGACGTGGCTTTTTCCCTTGTAACTCAGGGAATTTGTGATGAAATTGTGTTAATAGATAAAATCGAAACCAAAGCAGAAAGTGAAGCATTAGAACTACGCGATATGGCTTCGATGACGAATTCGTATACCACAATAACTTCGAACGACTGGAACGCACTAGGTGATGCGGATATCATTGTTATGGCAGTTGGCCCAGAAACGTTACTGCGCGAGGACCGTATGGAAGAACTCGTTGAAACAAGTCGATCAGTAGCTGAGGTTGTACCGAAAATTATCGCATCGGGGTTTAAAGGGATTTTTGTGAATATTACGAATCCATGTGATGTGATCACGATGCTTATTCAGAAATTATCTGGTTTTGATCATTCACGTGTATTCGGTACGGGAACATCCCTTGATACAGCAAGGATGAGACGAGTAGTAGGAGAAGCATTACATATTAATCCAAAGAGCGTGGAAGGGTACGTTCTTGGCGAGCATGGCGAATCACAATTCGTTGCTTGGTCTACGGTGAAAATTGGCGGGGTAAGCATCACGGATTATAAAACAACAACACCACTTGATTTACCAGCATTAAAAGATGCAGTTCGTGGTGGTGGTTGGAATATTTTAATGGGCAAAGGCTGGACGAGTTTTGGGATAGCCACAGCCGCAGCGGGAATTATCGATGCAATTTTAACAGATGCTAAACAAGCTTTTCCATTAGCTGTATTTTCTGATCAAGCGAATACTTACATTGGGCAGCCAGCTTTAATTGGTGCATCAGGGGTTATCAATGTTTTAGAGCCAAAATTAAGTACAGAAGAACAAATAAAATTTACGAATTCGGCTAGAATTATTCAACAAGCCTTTGACTTAATCAAATAA
- a CDS encoding DUF2584 domain-containing protein — translation MGMPLEVNTMIVTKGKEKRISDNFFELEKLGYRIYPIDVPIAVRKTKEGETLGEAIPRKLVWENNKTIIKYELIALNSSN, via the coding sequence TTGGGTATGCCACTAGAGGTAAACACAATGATTGTAACAAAAGGAAAAGAAAAGCGCATTTCTGATAATTTCTTTGAACTGGAAAAATTAGGTTATCGTATTTATCCGATTGATGTGCCAATCGCAGTACGTAAAACAAAAGAGGGCGAAACGCTTGGAGAAGCAATCCCTCGTAAACTTGTGTGGGAAAATAATAAAACCATCATTAAATATGAACTAATCGCATTAAATTCAAGTAATTAA
- the ytkD gene encoding RNA deprotection pyrophosphohydrolase — protein MFIYKDTLGNKVTVYFEAQENNPDDVLVIPKTEEGWLFTEHKIRGLEFPGGKGEPGETNIEAAKRELMEETGAISGELHFVADYLVESEERTFTKRVYVTQVNSIKSLADYHETKGPVIIQGELNQFILQPAFSFFMRDAGMVRIVQQAERILNDKN, from the coding sequence TTGTTTATTTATAAAGATACACTTGGAAACAAAGTAACCGTCTATTTTGAAGCGCAGGAAAATAATCCGGACGATGTGCTCGTTATACCTAAAACAGAGGAGGGTTGGCTTTTTACGGAACATAAAATCCGCGGACTGGAATTTCCAGGGGGAAAAGGCGAACCTGGAGAAACAAATATAGAGGCAGCGAAACGGGAGTTGATGGAAGAAACTGGCGCAATTAGTGGTGAGCTCCATTTTGTAGCTGATTATTTAGTCGAATCAGAAGAACGAACGTTTACTAAACGAGTTTATGTGACGCAGGTTAATTCCATCAAATCACTAGCTGATTACCATGAGACAAAAGGTCCTGTCATCATCCAAGGTGAGTTAAACCAATTTATTTTACAACCAGCTTTTAGCTTTTTTATGCGAGATGCTGGAATGGTCCGAATTGTGCAACAAGCCGAGCGAATCTTAAATGATAAAAACTAG
- the yidD gene encoding membrane protein insertion efficiency factor YidD: MKKILIGGIRLYQKYISRFTPATCRFYPTCSAYGIEAIQTHGALKGSYLAIRRISKCHPFHKGGLDFVPPKKEKNADSEHSCKAHHHH; this comes from the coding sequence ATGAAAAAAATTCTTATCGGAGGAATCCGACTTTATCAAAAATATATTTCGCGTTTCACTCCGGCTACTTGTCGTTTTTATCCAACTTGTTCTGCCTATGGAATCGAAGCGATACAGACACATGGAGCCTTAAAAGGTAGTTACCTCGCCATTAGGCGTATTTCTAAATGCCACCCGTTTCATAAAGGTGGGTTAGATTTTGTGCCACCTAAAAAAGAGAAGAATGCTGATTCCGAGCATTCCTGTAAAGCTCACCACCACCATTAA
- a CDS encoding metal ABC transporter substrate-binding protein, translating into MKKRYLIVLTALFSTLLILTGCSDESDTKATKSNQLTVYTTVYPLQYLTEQIGGEYVDVHSIYPPGSDAHSFEPTQKDMMKMADSDLFFYIGLGMEGFVDKAEKTLANEHVSFVPTAEKLDLPKDPDAAEEHDHESEEEHEHGDINPHVWLNPVYMEQMATVVKDKLIKEMPDQKETFEKNYQAVEEKLKKLDQDFRTVTKEAKQKDFVTAHAAYSYWETEYGLHQIPIAGVSTSDEPSQKKLKSIVEKIEAEKIPYIMLEQNTNSKIANVIQQETNTKTRTLHNLETLTQKDIDQKRDYLSIMNDNLKALKEALHY; encoded by the coding sequence TTGAAAAAAAGATATCTTATTGTTTTAACTGCACTATTTTCGACATTACTCATACTTACTGGCTGTTCAGATGAGAGCGATACAAAAGCGACAAAGAGTAATCAATTAACTGTTTATACAACTGTTTACCCATTGCAGTATTTAACAGAACAAATCGGTGGCGAATATGTAGATGTTCATAGCATTTACCCACCAGGTTCTGATGCCCACAGCTTCGAACCAACTCAAAAAGACATGATGAAAATGGCCGATAGCGATTTATTCTTCTACATCGGACTCGGTATGGAGGGATTCGTAGATAAGGCGGAAAAAACACTCGCGAATGAACATGTCTCGTTCGTCCCTACCGCTGAAAAATTAGACTTGCCAAAAGATCCAGATGCTGCAGAAGAACATGACCACGAAAGCGAAGAAGAACACGAACACGGCGACATTAACCCGCACGTATGGCTAAACCCTGTATACATGGAACAAATGGCAACAGTTGTAAAAGATAAATTAATCAAAGAAATGCCCGATCAAAAAGAAACGTTCGAAAAAAATTACCAAGCTGTCGAAGAAAAATTGAAAAAGCTAGATCAAGATTTCCGCACAGTTACAAAGGAAGCAAAACAAAAAGACTTCGTGACAGCACATGCTGCCTATAGCTACTGGGAAACTGAATATGGCCTGCACCAAATCCCTATTGCCGGCGTATCAACAAGTGATGAACCTTCACAGAAAAAGCTGAAATCTATTGTTGAAAAAATCGAAGCAGAGAAAATCCCATATATTATGTTAGAACAAAACACTAACTCGAAAATAGCAAATGTTATTCAACAAGAAACAAATACAAAAACACGGACACTCCACAACTTAGAAACACTTACGCAAAAAGACATAGATCAAAAGCGTGATTATCTTTCTATAATGAACGATAATTTAAAAGCGTTAAAAGAAGCTCTTCATTATTAA
- a CDS encoding o-succinylbenzoate--CoA ligase: protein MDMTNWLQKRVRLSPKETALVFEGKEETFEEISEAVEQIAGKLFALGIRKDEMIALLGKNDRMTFLLIHALQQLGAVTLFLNNRLTKKEIAFQLANAEVKHVIVADSFVDKVANGISYATLAETNYEVPALLETWDLSQAASIMYTSGTTGKPKGVVQTYANHWWSAVASVLNLGLTEKDSWLCAVPIFHISGLSIMMRSVIYGIPVYLEEHFDEEKITQLLESGKISTISVVTSMLERLLKIQGGSYHPNVRTVLLGGGPASKNVLEICKQRDIPLVQSFGMTETASQIVTLPPKDALNKIGSSGKALFPAEVKIADDGEILLKGPSITPGYLHNKKATEASFVDGWFKTGDIGYLDEEGFLFVLERRSDLIISGGENIYPTEIEHVIAEYEGVKEVAVVGKTDDKWGSVPVAFIVVEETFDEDELRCICQTNLASYKIPKQITIVENLPKTASGKIQRNKLKERHSK, encoded by the coding sequence ATGGACATGACAAACTGGCTTCAAAAACGAGTGCGGCTTTCTCCTAAAGAGACCGCGCTCGTTTTTGAAGGAAAAGAAGAAACATTTGAAGAAATAAGTGAGGCAGTAGAGCAAATTGCAGGTAAATTATTCGCGTTAGGCATTAGAAAAGATGAGATGATTGCTTTGCTTGGAAAGAATGATCGAATGACGTTTTTGCTTATTCATGCGCTGCAACAACTTGGTGCGGTCACTTTATTTCTGAATAATCGTTTGACAAAAAAAGAGATAGCGTTTCAACTCGCGAACGCTGAGGTAAAACATGTGATTGTAGCAGATTCGTTTGTAGATAAGGTAGCTAATGGGATTAGTTATGCTACTTTAGCGGAAACGAATTATGAAGTGCCAGCGTTGTTAGAAACATGGGACTTATCTCAAGCGGCTTCCATTATGTATACATCAGGAACAACAGGGAAACCAAAGGGTGTTGTGCAAACGTATGCAAATCATTGGTGGAGTGCTGTTGCTTCGGTGCTAAATTTAGGTTTAACAGAGAAAGATAGCTGGCTGTGTGCTGTACCGATTTTTCATATTAGCGGTTTATCCATTATGATGCGTTCCGTGATTTACGGAATTCCTGTCTATTTGGAAGAGCATTTCGATGAAGAAAAAATTACGCAATTGCTTGAAAGTGGTAAAATTTCTACGATTTCGGTCGTGACTTCTATGCTGGAACGCTTGTTGAAAATACAAGGTGGTAGTTATCATCCGAATGTACGAACTGTTTTACTGGGCGGCGGTCCTGCTAGTAAAAACGTTTTGGAAATTTGCAAACAGCGTGATATTCCCTTAGTGCAGTCATTCGGGATGACAGAAACAGCTTCGCAAATCGTTACTTTACCACCAAAAGATGCCTTAAATAAAATTGGTTCTTCTGGTAAAGCGTTATTTCCAGCAGAAGTGAAAATTGCGGATGACGGAGAAATATTGCTAAAGGGACCATCTATTACACCTGGCTATTTACACAATAAAAAAGCGACGGAAGCTTCGTTTGTAGATGGTTGGTTCAAAACAGGCGATATTGGCTATTTGGATGAAGAAGGCTTTTTATTTGTGTTAGAGCGTCGTTCTGATTTGATTATTTCGGGAGGAGAGAACATTTATCCCACTGAAATAGAACATGTCATTGCCGAGTATGAGGGCGTGAAAGAAGTCGCCGTTGTCGGTAAAACTGACGATAAATGGGGAAGTGTTCCCGTCGCTTTTATCGTTGTGGAAGAAACATTTGATGAGGATGAATTACGCTGTATCTGCCAAACTAACTTAGCTAGTTATAAAATTCCTAAACAAATAACGATTGTCGAAAATCTACCTAAAACAGCATCTGGTAAAATTCAACGCAATAAATTAAAAGAAAGGCACTCTAAGTAA
- the menB gene encoding 1,4-dihydroxy-2-naphthoyl-CoA synthase — MSFNWQTEKVYEEIKYESYEGIAKITINRPEVHNAFTPKTVTEMIDAFNLARDNSDLGVIILTGEGEKAFCSGGDQKVRGHGGYVGDDQIPRLNVLDLQRLIRVIPKPVIAMVAGWSIGGGNVLQLVCDLTIAADNAKFGQTGPNVGSFDAGYGSGYLARVIGHKKAKEVWFMCRQYTADEALEMGWINTVVPVADLEKETVAWAKEMLQKSPTALRFIKAAFNADTDGLAGIQQLAGDATLLYYTTDEAKEGRDAFKEKRDPDFDQFPKFP; from the coding sequence ATGAGTTTTAATTGGCAAACAGAAAAAGTATACGAGGAAATCAAATATGAAAGTTACGAAGGAATCGCAAAAATTACGATTAACCGTCCAGAAGTACATAATGCATTTACACCAAAAACGGTAACGGAAATGATAGATGCATTCAACTTAGCACGTGATAATTCAGATCTTGGCGTGATTATTTTAACAGGAGAAGGCGAAAAAGCATTCTGTTCTGGTGGCGACCAAAAAGTTCGCGGTCACGGTGGATATGTAGGCGATGACCAAATCCCACGCTTAAACGTGCTTGATTTACAACGTTTAATTCGCGTTATTCCAAAACCAGTTATCGCAATGGTTGCAGGCTGGTCCATTGGTGGAGGAAATGTTCTTCAATTAGTATGTGACTTAACAATTGCAGCAGACAATGCGAAATTCGGACAAACTGGGCCGAATGTTGGTAGCTTTGATGCTGGTTATGGTTCTGGCTATTTAGCACGTGTTATCGGACATAAAAAAGCGAAAGAAGTATGGTTCATGTGCCGTCAATATACAGCGGACGAAGCACTTGAAATGGGCTGGATTAATACTGTTGTTCCTGTAGCAGATTTAGAAAAAGAAACAGTAGCTTGGGCAAAAGAAATGTTACAAAAAAGTCCAACTGCCTTGCGTTTCATCAAAGCAGCTTTCAACGCAGATACAGACGGTTTAGCAGGTATTCAGCAATTAGCTGGTGACGCAACACTTCTATACTATACAACAGACGAAGCCAAAGAAGGTCGCGATGCCTTTAAAGAAAAACGCGATCCAGACTTTGACCAATTTCCCAAATTCCCTTGA
- the menH gene encoding 2-succinyl-6-hydroxy-2,4-cyclohexadiene-1-carboxylate synthase, with the protein MLVNGRHYHLTTAISGEKPALLMLHGFTGTSETFQASISGLKERFNIFVPDLLGHGNTESPEEIAPYAIESICDDLAEILRQLDISRCFVLGYSMGGRVATAFAATFPKRVRGLILVSSSPGLEQADSRASRVAADNHLADWIEEEDMESFVDYWENLALFASQKVLSVEMKKRIRSERLSQNSHGLAMSLRGMGTGKQPSYWKHLANFTFPVLLITGALDAKFEKIAREMQQLLPNSTHVIVETAGHAVYLEQPNIFSSQLINWLEVILKEEKK; encoded by the coding sequence ATGCTAGTAAACGGTCGACATTATCATCTGACAACGGCTATAAGTGGAGAAAAGCCAGCTTTACTGATGTTACATGGTTTTACTGGAACTAGCGAAACGTTTCAAGCTAGTATTTCGGGTTTGAAAGAACGTTTTAATATTTTTGTACCAGATTTACTTGGGCACGGAAATACGGAAAGCCCAGAAGAAATAGCGCCTTATGCGATAGAAAGTATTTGCGATGATTTAGCTGAAATTTTACGTCAATTAGATATCAGTAGGTGCTTTGTACTTGGCTATTCGATGGGAGGGCGGGTCGCGACTGCGTTTGCAGCAACCTTTCCCAAAAGGGTTCGTGGACTTATTTTAGTTAGTAGCTCTCCTGGTCTTGAACAAGCAGACAGCCGCGCAAGTCGCGTTGCAGCTGATAATCATTTGGCAGACTGGATTGAAGAAGAGGATATGGAGTCTTTTGTGGACTACTGGGAAAATTTAGCTTTGTTTGCTTCCCAAAAAGTTTTGTCTGTTGAAATGAAAAAAAGAATTAGGTCAGAACGCCTATCGCAAAACTCGCATGGCTTAGCAATGAGTTTACGCGGGATGGGCACTGGAAAACAACCATCTTACTGGAAACATTTAGCGAACTTTACTTTTCCAGTGCTACTTATTACCGGTGCTTTAGATGCGAAGTTTGAAAAAATTGCGCGGGAAATGCAACAACTTTTACCAAATAGCACGCATGTCATAGTGGAAACAGCGGGGCATGCGGTTTATTTAGAACAACCAAACATCTTTTCGAGTCAGCTTATTAACTGGCTGGAAGTTATTTTGAAGGAGGAAAAAAAATGA
- the menD gene encoding 2-succinyl-5-enolpyruvyl-6-hydroxy-3-cyclohexene-1-carboxylic-acid synthase, with protein MTNHEQVLTDYLAAFIEELVQAGVKEAIISPGSRSTPLALMMAEHPILKIYVDVDERSAGFFALGLAKASKRPVVLLCTSGTAAANYFPAVAEANLSQIPLIVLTADRPHELRNVGAPQAMNQLHLYGSHVKDFTDMALPENSEEMLRYAKWHGSHAVDIAMKTPRGPVHLNFPLREPLVPILEPSPFTATGKKHHHVHIYYTHEVLDDSSIQKMVTECTGKKGVFVVGPIDKKELEQPMVDLAKKLGWPILADPLSGLRSYGALDEVVIDQYDAFLKEAEILDNLTPEVVIRFGSMPVSKPLKNWLERLSDIRFYVVDPGAAWKDPIKAVTDMIHCDERFLLDIMLQNMPNDAKEVAWLSRWTAYNKVAREIVLAEMANTSTLEEGKIVSELRRLLPDKAGLFIGNSMPIRDVDTYFSQIDKKIKMLANRGANGIDGVVSSALGASVVFQPMFLLIGDLSFYHDMNGLLMAKKYKMNLTIVIVNNDGGGIFSFLPQANEPKYFESLFGTSTELDFRFAAAFYDADYHEAKSVDELEEAIDKASYHKGLDIIEVKTNRHENKANHQVLWAKIADALKALD; from the coding sequence ATGACAAACCACGAACAAGTGCTGACAGATTATTTAGCTGCATTTATTGAGGAGCTTGTGCAAGCCGGTGTGAAAGAAGCGATTATTAGCCCGGGTTCACGTTCCACTCCGCTTGCACTGATGATGGCAGAACATCCGATTTTGAAGATTTATGTGGATGTTGACGAACGCTCGGCTGGCTTTTTTGCTTTAGGTCTAGCGAAAGCATCGAAACGTCCGGTTGTTCTACTTTGTACTTCAGGAACTGCAGCGGCGAACTACTTCCCGGCAGTTGCTGAAGCCAATTTATCACAAATTCCATTAATTGTTTTAACGGCCGATCGCCCGCATGAGCTTCGAAATGTTGGAGCGCCACAAGCGATGAATCAGCTGCATTTATATGGTTCACATGTTAAAGATTTTACGGATATGGCACTTCCTGAAAATAGTGAAGAAATGCTTCGTTATGCGAAATGGCATGGTAGTCATGCGGTGGATATTGCTATGAAAACCCCACGCGGCCCTGTGCATCTCAATTTCCCATTGCGCGAACCGCTTGTACCAATTTTAGAACCTTCACCGTTCACAGCTACCGGAAAAAAACATCATCACGTACATATTTATTATACGCATGAAGTATTGGACGATAGCTCGATTCAAAAAATGGTGACAGAATGCACTGGCAAAAAAGGTGTATTTGTAGTTGGCCCAATAGATAAGAAAGAATTGGAACAGCCGATGGTTGATTTAGCGAAAAAACTAGGTTGGCCGATTTTAGCTGACCCACTTTCTGGACTGAGGTCATATGGTGCGCTAGATGAGGTGGTAATTGACCAATACGATGCATTTTTAAAAGAAGCAGAGATTTTGGACAATTTAACGCCAGAAGTAGTGATTCGTTTTGGGAGTATGCCAGTTTCTAAACCACTGAAAAACTGGTTAGAAAGGCTTTCAGATATTCGATTTTATGTCGTGGATCCGGGTGCTGCATGGAAAGATCCGATTAAAGCGGTAACGGACATGATTCACTGTGATGAACGATTTTTACTGGATATCATGCTGCAAAATATGCCTAATGATGCGAAAGAGGTAGCTTGGTTAAGTAGATGGACAGCGTATAATAAGGTGGCGCGCGAAATTGTTTTAGCTGAAATGGCGAATACAAGCACTTTGGAAGAAGGGAAGATTGTTTCGGAATTACGCCGCTTGTTGCCGGACAAAGCTGGACTCTTTATTGGTAATAGTATGCCGATTCGCGATGTTGACACTTATTTTTCGCAAATTGATAAGAAAATAAAAATGCTCGCAAACCGTGGGGCTAATGGTATTGATGGGGTTGTTTCTTCGGCGTTAGGTGCTAGTGTTGTTTTCCAACCAATGTTTTTACTAATTGGTGATTTATCCTTTTATCATGATATGAATGGGTTGCTTATGGCGAAAAAATATAAGATGAACCTAACGATTGTGATTGTTAATAATGATGGCGGCGGGATATTCTCCTTCCTACCTCAAGCAAATGAACCGAAGTATTTTGAATCGTTGTTTGGGACATCTACCGAACTTGACTTCCGGTTCGCAGCTGCTTTTTATGATGCAGATTATCACGAGGCAAAATCGGTTGATGAGCTAGAAGAAGCGATTGATAAAGCTAGTTACCATAAAGGATTAGATATTATTGAAGTGAAAACAAATCGTCATGAAAATAAAGCAAATCATCAAGTACTTTGGGCTAAAATTGCAGACGCTTTAAAGGCATTAGATTAA
- a CDS encoding isochorismate synthase MenF: protein MNTKLPLDLFNQAKRSASQDQPALFSWVTELDELVSPVKLFKKAGTAFKGERFFWQNPEMTLTMTGFGVTKQFLAEKKKDAFLGLQEKIEKRLRTSVTNATIDATGPVYFGGFAFDPERDTEKEWQSFKDGLFYLPLFMLTNKDGKSYLTVNLSIYSDDTESKLEAVFNQWQKIIHQEVNETEMALLTDFKEIGKDHFLETASEIIDMINHSEDVKKVVLARRMGLRFQRQVDSAIILENMLATQENSYFFLIEKGTGVFFGATPERLLAVNGDEIHSSCVAGSTERGATEEADEALGNALLKDAKNLREHSYVVQMMEETLKPFTTGLSLSSQPVLLKNRDIQHLYMNITAKKKPDVSMLEMVKALHPTPALGGLPQKMGLAIIRMKEEMDRGFYGAPIGWVDLKGSGEFAVAIRSGLVVDSQGLIYAGCGIVGDSVPKEELQETAVKFQPMLRVLGGIKK, encoded by the coding sequence ATGAATACTAAATTGCCTCTTGATTTATTTAATCAAGCGAAACGTAGCGCAAGCCAAGATCAACCGGCTCTATTTAGCTGGGTAACTGAGTTAGATGAATTAGTGTCTCCAGTCAAATTGTTTAAAAAAGCTGGCACGGCTTTTAAAGGTGAGCGTTTTTTCTGGCAAAATCCAGAAATGACACTGACCATGACCGGTTTTGGTGTAACGAAACAATTTTTGGCGGAGAAGAAAAAAGATGCTTTTCTTGGACTGCAAGAGAAAATTGAGAAGAGACTGCGCACTAGTGTAACCAATGCAACCATAGATGCAACTGGACCAGTTTACTTTGGTGGTTTTGCCTTTGATCCTGAGCGTGATACAGAGAAAGAATGGCAAAGCTTTAAAGATGGCTTGTTTTATTTACCATTATTTATGTTAACGAATAAAGATGGTAAAAGTTACTTAACCGTTAATTTGTCTATCTACTCTGATGATACAGAAAGCAAATTAGAAGCTGTTTTTAATCAATGGCAAAAAATCATTCATCAAGAGGTTAATGAAACTGAAATGGCATTACTTACAGATTTTAAGGAAATCGGTAAAGATCATTTCCTAGAAACTGCAAGTGAAATTATCGATATGATTAATCATTCAGAAGACGTAAAAAAAGTTGTTCTAGCTAGACGAATGGGCTTGCGTTTCCAGCGCCAAGTAGATAGTGCCATTATTTTGGAAAATATGCTAGCAACACAAGAAAATAGTTATTTCTTCCTTATTGAAAAGGGAACAGGGGTCTTTTTCGGGGCAACTCCTGAAAGATTACTTGCAGTAAATGGAGATGAAATTCATTCGTCCTGTGTGGCAGGTTCTACGGAGCGCGGCGCTACCGAAGAAGCGGACGAAGCACTTGGAAATGCGCTGTTAAAAGATGCGAAAAACTTGCGAGAGCATTCTTATGTAGTGCAAATGATGGAAGAAACATTAAAACCATTTACAACTGGATTGTCGTTATCTAGCCAACCAGTACTTCTGAAAAATCGTGATATTCAACATCTATATATGAATATTACTGCGAAGAAAAAACCAGATGTTTCCATGCTTGAAATGGTGAAAGCACTTCACCCGACACCAGCGCTTGGTGGTTTACCTCAAAAAATGGGATTAGCCATTATTCGGATGAAAGAAGAAATGGATCGTGGTTTCTACGGAGCACCGATTGGTTGGGTTGATTTAAAAGGTTCTGGTGAGTTTGCTGTGGCCATTCGTTCCGGCTTAGTTGTCGATTCGCAAGGACTAATCTATGCTGGTTGCGGGATTGTTGGTGATTCTGTACCAAAAGAAGAATTACAAGAAACGGCGGTTAAATTCCAGCCAATGTTACGCGTATTAGGAGGCATAAAGAAATGA